The following are from one region of the Quercus robur chromosome 1, dhQueRobu3.1, whole genome shotgun sequence genome:
- the LOC126727887 gene encoding uncharacterized protein LOC126727887 has protein sequence MIRKRYQEAKTGFQLVKSMNAQKYLKKIGLGKEDYYFWKQIGKALLCTYTLFGVAWLYNETSPLGWWTLKPRPKEEKELAHLYERREFPYPGDEEAMEEFVAKGGMIGTTIGPKGVVETDKDAFNYQKDLQNKKLEQEAQKLWLRMRNEVIQELQEKGHDVE, from the exons ATGATTCGCAAACGATATCAAGAAGCCAAAACAG GTTTTCAATTGGTGAAATCGATGAATGCCCAGAAGTATTTGAAGAAAATAGGACTTGGGAAAGAGGACTACTACTTCTGGAAGCAAATTGGCAAGGCTCTACTATGTACTTACACGCTATTTGGTGTCGCGTGGCTCTACAACGAAACATCACCGCTAGGTTGGTGGACGTTAAAGCCTCGCCCCAAGGAAGAAAAAGAGCTAGCACACCTGTATGAGCGGCGAGAGTTTCCGTACCCGGGTGATGAAGAAGCAATGGAAGAGTTCGTTGCCAAAGGGGGTATGATTGGCACAACCATCGGTCCAAAAGGGGTTGTTGAAACCGATAAGGATGCGTTTAACTACCAGAAGGACTTGCAAAACAAGAAGCTTGAGCAAGAAGCTCAGAAGCTGTGGTTGAGGATGAGGAATGAGGTCATTCAGGAGCTTCAAGAGAAGGGGCATGATGTTGAGTGA